A DNA window from Castanea sativa cultivar Marrone di Chiusa Pesio chromosome 7, ASM4071231v1 contains the following coding sequences:
- the LOC142644222 gene encoding uncharacterized protein LOC142644222 produces MEYLEEYRAIQNQFHANRVQHPSRDSWQPLPSSVYKLNFDAAVFTGLDRTDFGAVIRNDKGEVMATMSAKGPSVYCSEEAKFLACRKAIEFATDAGFSEFIVEGDNSTVMQAISSPNEDESLMGNVVGDIRQMLRGLHLVNVEFTRRGGNKVAHVLAQYAKDLIDDMYWMEDLPPFAREALYHDANIIG; encoded by the coding sequence ATGGAATATTTAGAGGAATATCGAGCAATACAGAATCAGTTTCATGCAAACCGGGTGCAGCATCCAAGTCGGGATTCATGGCAGCCTCTTCCATCTTCAGTTTACAAATTAAATTTCGATGCAGCGGTGTTCACTGGTTTGGATAGGACCGATTTTGGAGCAGTGATTAGAAACGATAAAGGGGAAGTTATGGCTACAATGTCAGCCAAGGGACCATCGGTTTATTGCAGTGAAGAAGCGAAGTTCCTTGCTTGTAGAAAGGCGATTGAATTTGCCACGGATGCTGGTTTTTCTGAATTCATTGTTGAAGGTGATAATAGTACAGTCATGCAAGCTATATCCTCTCCGAATGAAGATGAGTCGTTGATGGGCAATGTGGTAGGTGACATCCGACAGATGCTTAGAGGGCTACATTTGGTGAATGTTGAGTTTACAAGAAGGGGAGGAAACAAAGTGGCTCATGTGTTAGCTCAATATGCAAAAGATTTAATAGATGATATGTATTGGATGGAAGACTTGCCTCCAT